The genomic region tactactactactactactactactactactactactataacttctactactactactactactactactactactactactactactactactactactactactactactactactactacttctactacttctactactactactactactactactactactactactactactactactactactactaccactactactactactactactactactactaatactactactactactactactactaatactcctactactactgctactacaactactactactgctactactgctactacttctactactactactactactactattattactactactactactactactactactactactactactactactactactactactactactactactactactacttctactactactactactactataactacttctactagtagtacttctactactactactacttctactactactataactactactactactactactactactactactactactactactactactactactactactactactgctgcttcaactactacttttgctgctactactactactactactactacatctactactactactactactactactactactactactactaatactactactactactactactactacacaacaacaactactactactactacttctactactactgctactactaccactacttctactacttctactactcctactactactactactactcctactactacaacaacaacaactactactactactcttctacttcttcttctactactactactactactactactactactactactactactacttctactactactactactactactactattggaAATAGAAGCAGCAGtacaactactaatactttttctactactactacttctactattactactactactactagtagtacaactactactacttcttctactactactactacttcttcttttactaaaactactactacttctactattactactactactactactactactactactactactactactactactactattactactactactactacaactactactactactactactactactactactactactactactacttttactactactactactactactactactactactactaccactactactactactacaacaactactactactactgcttctactactactgctacaactacgacttatactgctacaactactactactacttctgatGCAACTGATACTAcctcttctgctactacttctactactatttctacaactactacttctactactactacttcttcttctactactactaccactgctactattactactactactattactattactattactactgctactactaataatactaacaacaacttctactataactactactacttctaatactacttcttctacaactactactattactactactactactcctactactactactactactactactactactactactactactacttctactactactactactactactactactcctactactactactactactactactactactacaactactaatactaccatTACTACaagtacaactactactacttctactactactacttcttctagtactgttactactactacttatattaacattattactactactactactactacttctactactactactactactactgctacttgtactactactactactactactactactactactactactaccactactactactactactactactactactactgcaacaactactactactactacttctactactactactacaactacgacttaTAATATTACTtatactgctacaactactactactacttctgatGCAACTGCTACTAcctcttctgctactactactactactatttctacaactactactactacttcttcttctactactactaccactgctactattacttctactattattactattactattactactgctactactaataatactaacaacaacttctactacaactactacttcttctaatactactacttctacaactactacgtatactactactacgtatactactactattactactactactactactactactactactactactactactactactactactcctacttctactactactactactactactactattacttctactactactacttctactactactactactataactactactaatactactactattacttctactgcttttactactacttttgctgctactactactactactactactactactactactactacaactacaactactacttctactacttctactactacttctactactactactacttctattactactactacttctactactacttctactactactacaacaacaactactactactactaaaccaACGacgtatactactactacaattactactacaacaacttctactactactacttcctacttctactacttgtactactactacttctactactactactactactactactactactactactactgctactactactccttctactactataaccactactacttctattactccTACCTCTTATATTGCAGCTACTACTTCTGCTTTcactacttctaataataattttacaactacttttactactaataataaaattacaaataCTCCTAATGATGACAGTGATGATAATAAAATGGACTTAAAAACTACGATACCAAAGTTTGCTTTTTCAAAGTTGCATGCATAGTCCATTAGAGCTTCGACTGGGCTGCGAAGTTTCTGTCTTTTCACAGCATCTTTCTCTGACGACCTTTTTATCGCCATTTCGAAGAGCTCCTGATCCACTTGCTTCATACACTGACCTTTAGGATAGTTGCATTAGATTGTTAGTTTCAATGCAAAGTGCACCAATGATCAAAAACGAACGCAATGCAAACTATATGCATATATAGGAATAATAAAAGCCAATATATATTATTAGCAGAGAAGCTATGTAGTCATGTAcatcatgtgtttttttttagtatttaaaaGTTTCAAATGTGTAATTTACTTTTCCGCTGCTCGCACAAGCATCTTTACATTGGCATACATGGTATATGTTGATTTCAGTATCAGATAATTTAAAGAGGGATCATATCAAACGCATGTTTACGCGAGATAAGACAGTACC from Dreissena polymorpha isolate Duluth1 chromosome 5, UMN_Dpol_1.0, whole genome shotgun sequence harbors:
- the LOC127832545 gene encoding uncharacterized protein DDB_G0271670-like isoform X1 translates to MVVLVVVVVVVVVVVVVGVVVVVVVVVEVVVVVVVVVVVVVVVGVVVVVIVVVVEEVVLEVVVVIVEVVVSIISSSSSNSNSNSSSSNSSSGSSSRRRSSSSRSSSCRNSSRSSSRRGSISCIRSSSSSCSSISRSCSSSSRSSSSSSCCSSSSSGSSSSSSSSSSSSKSSSSSSSSSSSSSSSSCSSSSSNSSSSSSSSSSSSSSSSSNSRSSSSFSKRRSSSSSRRSSSSCTTSSSSSNSRSSSSRKSISSCTAASISNSSSSSSSSRSSSSSSSSSSSSSSSRRRSRRVVVVVVVVVVVGVVVVVVGVVEVVEVVVVVAVVVEVVVVVVVVV